DNA sequence from the Planifilum fimeticola genome:
GCGCCGATTTTGGGCATTCTCCTCGTCCCCCGCATCCCCCGTGGTGATGTAGAGGCGCTCATCCGGCCCCACCCGAAGGCGGCCGCCGTCGTGAATGACGCCCCCGGGAATTCCTTCGAGGAGGGGGCGGACTTCCACCCATCCCCGGTCGGTCTCCTCAAGCAGGATGACGCGGTTGAGCAAGCGGTCTCCTTCGCGATAGGTGTGATAGGCATAGGCCCGCCGGGTCTTTTCGAAATCCGGGGCCAGCGCCAATCCCAGAAATCCGCTCTCCCCCTCCTGGACCACCGGGCGCGAGAGCGAGAGGGGCTGGCGTTCCTTTTTTCCGCCGCGGACCTTGACGATCTTTCCTTCCCTCTCGGCGATGTAGATGTCCTCGCCCGCAAATTCGACCTCCCAGGGGGCCGACAATCCGTCGACCACGATTTCTGCGGAAGGCGCCCCGCCTTCCCCCCTTTCCTCCCTCGGGTCCGGCTGCGCCCCCTTGTCCTCGGGAGAGGAACACGCCGCCAAAAAAGAAAACAAGAGAGTTATCAGCACCCTCCTGTTCCAATGCACAAACATTCCCATGCACCGCCCCGGTTTGTAATCGCTTTCCAGACAGACGGACCAAGGGTCAACCGTGAACTTTTCCAGCCAAGTACCGTCCCTCGATTTCCAGGTAGAGAATGTTCAAATCGCTGATCCGGCTGGACAAGTCGTTCATCTCGTCGATCAAGGCGTAGAAGGACTCATCGTCCTCCGCCTGTTTCAGCTCCTCGTAACAGGCCATGTACCGCTTTTCAAAGGCCTTGACCTGCGCCGGAATCTGGGCCGCCATCTCCTGATAGCGAACGGCCAATTCCGCCCTTTCCCCGGGAGTCAATCGATCGGGATCGACGCGGAGGATCAGGCGGCGGATGTTGAGCCGGGGATCGAAACGCCATTCGTAGGTTGAATCTGCCATGTCTTTTCCTCCGAATACACGTTTTCTAAGACGATGATAAGGGAAAAGGCCGCGATTGGCAAACGGAGGAATCCAGGCAGTCAGCGTCCCCGGACCAGGGATTTGCTTTCGAGATGATGCAGCCGTTTATCGACGAAGGAACGGTATTCCGGCAGGAGATAAGGAAGCATCTCCTTCAACACGCCGATTCCCTCCTGCACCCGGCCCGCCTCTTCCAGCGCTTGCACATAATCCAGTCCGGCGAAGGGGGTGGCGAAGGTGGGCAGCCAAAATTTCCGGCAGAACTCGATCACTTCGTCGCGCAGTCCCCGCTGGAGCAGTTTGGCGGTGGACGTCATCACCGCCACTTCTTCGTCATAACTCGGCGGTTCCTGTTCCCGGCGCAAGCCGCGGGTAACTTCCACCGCCGCTTCAAACCACCGGATGGCCTCCGAAATTCGGTCCGCCTCCAAATGGAGCCGTCCCAGCTCCAATTGCGGCCAAAAGGCCCCCGCTATTTCCGCAAAGGGTTTCAGGGCGGCCACAGGATCCTCCTTTTTTTCCTGATGAAGCTCCACCAGCCAGCGCAGGGCCATCTCTTGATTGGGCTCCAGCCGCAGTCCCTGCATCAGCGCGGAAAGGGCTCCCTCCCGGTCGCCGCGGCGGGAGTACACCCGGGCGAGGAACGTGTGAGCGACTCCCCGGTCAGGGTATTTGCCGATGCATTCCAGCAACAGCTTTTCCGCTCCCACGTCATCCCCCTTGCGAAGGAGAACCGCCGCCTTCAACACGAGAGTCCCCTCGTCGCGCTGATACAGTTCCAGCAGACGGTCCGCCCCCCTTTCCGCCTCTTCGATGAATCCATCCCGAAAAATTTGAACCACAAAATCGTAAAGCTCCTGAGGGTTGTCCCATTCGGCTTTCAGGTTTTCCGGAATCACGTGATCCCGAAACTCTTCCCGGTCAAACCAGATGGGACGCCCGAGACTGTCAAACAAAGGAACCTTCCTTTTCACGCCCCCATCCCCCAATCAATCTGGATGGAATTTCCCTCCTATATGAATGAGCACTTATTCAATTCCATTATAACAAAAGCGGAGATATAGGGTCAGGAAAAAAATTTAGCGGATTTCTAAATAATTCACTCACTCCAGACCCCGCTCCGTATTCTCCTTCCCCGCACCCGCAGCCGGTTGCTGTCGACGTATAGATATAGGAAACAGGAGACGGTGCCGACGGGAGTCCATACGGTCCGGACAACGCGCTCGTACGTGTTCCTCGGATCTCCCGGCCCGTGAAAATCTTCCAAATGATCGATGCGCTTCAGCCGCTCCCGGTCAACGCGATAAATTTCTCCATGGACGATCCCCCTTCCCGGAATCATGGCCGGGTAACCCCATCCCGTATCATAGAGCAGGCCCCGGGTCCACGCCTGCTCCGCCACGAGCGGCGCACCTTCGAGAAAGTGATGATACTTTCGACCGGCGCGCAAACTCCCGTAAACAAACAAATTCACCGCTTTCCCTCCCCGTCAGCCGATCAGCGGCTGTTCCTCCGGATAGCGGAAGGGCGGTTTCGTCGTGCGACGGCTGATCGCATAAACCAGGGTGACCGGACCCAACCGCCCCGCGAACATGGTCAAAATCAACAAAGTTTTTTCCAAGGTCGTCAGACGGCTTGTCAGGCCGAGGGAAGATCCGTTGATGGCAAAGGCGGAAGAAGCCTCGTACAAAAGCCCCAGAAAATGGGCATGATGGTATCCCGAAACCAAAAGCAAAACCGTCACGACCACCACCAGCGTCAGCGACATCACGGTGACCGTCAGCGCCTTGTACACCTGCCGGTGGGGAATCCTCCGGCGGAAAACCACCACATCGTCCCGTCCCCGGATCATGCCCCACACCGCCAGCAGAATGACGGCGAAGGTGGTGACCTTGATCCCCCCCGCCGTCGAATTGGGCGCCCCTCCGACAAACATGAGCAGAATCATCAAAAATTGCGTCGGGGGATGCAGGGAAGACGCATCCAGCGTGAGAAATCCCGACGTTCTCGAGGCCGCCGCCAGAAACAGCCCGGCCAGCACCTTGACGGGAGCAGGAAAAGGGCCCAAGGTGTCCGGGTTCTCCCATTCGATCAGCAGAAACAGCGCCGTTCCGATCAGAACCAACAGTCCCGTCACCGTCAGCACCAGTTTGGAATGAAGGCTGAGCCGCCGGGAGCGGCGGTATTGCATCAATTCGAGGAGCACGACAAACCCGAGGCTTCCGAGAAGCACCAGGGAAAGGACGACGAGATTGACCACCGGGTCCGCCGCATACAGGGTCAGGCTGCCGAACTTCCGCTCATCCCCGAACAGGTCGAATCCCGCGTTGTTGAAGGCGGATACCGCATGAAAAACGCTGTAATAGATTCCCTTTCCCCACCCCCATTCCGGAACCCACCGCAGAGCGAGGAGGAAGCTTCCGATTCCTTCGATCACCGCCGTGATGATGAGCACATACAAGACCAGCCGGACGATCCCCTCCAGGTTCAGCTGGTCCATCGCCTCCCGCAGGATGAGCCGTTCCTTCACGCTGATCCTTTTGCCCAGCAGGACGGCGATCAGGGTGGTGAAGGTCATCAATCCCAACCCGCCGATCTGGATCAAGACCAGGATCACCAGTTCGCCGAAGGTGCTGAAGGTGGTGGCGGTATCCCTCACCACCAGCCCCGTGACGCAGACGGCGGAAGTGGCGGTGAACAGGGCGTCGACCGGAGGAAGGGGCTCGCCGCTTTCCGTGGCGTAGGGCGTCATCAACAGGAGGGCGCCGATCAGGATGGTGAGGGCCGAACCGAACACCAGGATCTGCGACGGATTGTAACTCCGGGTTTTTGCCGAATCCATCAGTCCAGTTCCTTTCTCATTTCCGGGTTCCTGTGATATACTGATTTGGTAAACCGATCAAGAAGAACGAAGGAATTTCCCCGTCTCAGGGCGCGACGCCCGCTGATTTTACATTAAATTTCAAGTGATTCGGGATATGTGTGATTATACTATGGATTGAGCGGAAATTACAAGAAATCGGCCTTCGTGGGCTTTAAACGGGAGGATTCGCCATTATGAGCCGCAAAAAGGAACGGGTGGTCGTCGGGATGTCCGGCGGCGTGGACTCCTCCGTTGCCGCCCTGCTCCTCAAGGAACAGGGATATGAAGTGATCGGCCTTTTCATGAAAAACTGGGATGACTCCGATGAGACCGGCCACTGCACCGCCGCCGAGGATTTCGAGGACGTCCGGAGGGTCGCATCCCACCTCGGCATTCCCTACTACTCGGTCAACTTCGAAAAGGAGTACTCCGAACGCGTCTTTTCCCACTTCCTTGAGGAATACCGGCGAGGGCGGACGCCCAATCCGGACATCCTCTGCAACCGGGAGATCAAATTCGGCGAATTCCTGAACAAGGCTCTCCAGTTGGGGGCCGACCGCATCGCCACCGGACACTACGCCCGCCTGGCGGAGGAGGGCGGGGAATACCGACTGCTTCGCGGCGCCGATCCCGACAAGGATCAGAGCTATTTCCTCTACGCCCTGAATCAGGAGCAACTGTCCAAGGCGATCTTTCCCATCGGGCACCTGCGCAAGCGGGAAGTGCGGGAAATCGCCGAAAAGGCGGGTCTTCCGACGGCCAAGAAAAAGGACAGCACGGGCATCTGCTTCATCGGGGAACGCAATTTCAAGGAGTTCCTGAGCCAATACCTTCCCGCCCAGCCCGGAGAGATGCGGACCCTCTCCGGCGAGTACAAGGGGCGCCATGACGGGCTGATGTACTACACCCTGGGGCAGCGGCGCGGCCTGGGCATCGGCGGGTCCGGCACCGGGGAACCCTGGTTCGTGGTGGGAAAAGATCTGGAAAGGAACATCCTGTACGTGGAACAGGGGCGCGATCACCCCGCCCTCTATTCCGACGGGTTGATCGCCACCGACGTCCATTGGATCGGAAAGCGGCCGCCGGAATCCCCCTTTACCTGCACGGCCAAATTCCGCTACCGTCAGAAGGACCAGGAGGTGACCGTCTTCCCGTCGGCGGATCGCCGCTGGCTGGTCCGCTTTGCCAAGCCCCAGTGGGCGGTCACGCCGGGACAGTCGGTGGTTTTTTACGACGGGGAGGTCTGCCTGGGCGGCGGGATCATCGACCAGACCTTCAAAGGGGAGGCACCGACACCGACAAAGACAACCCCTCTGCTCCAGGAAAGCAAATAAAGTTTCCAAGAAAAAAGGCGACGCCGCAGGAACGGCTGTCGCCTTTTTTAATGTGGCATACGGACCGGTCAAGGGCTTACTGCACGCGGAAATAATACGGAATCCGGATCGATTTTCCATCTTTGGCCTGGATCACGATATAACCCTGGACGTCCTGACCCGCATTTTTCCCCTTCGTCAGCGGGGTGACGGTGAATTGAGCGGTTTTTCCGCGTTGGACCGGCAAGGTCTTCTTGCTCACCTGCACGTTCTTGCTGTCGTCGGCCGCAATCCGGTAAACCTGGTTGGAACCGGTCGTGTTTTTCAGAGTCACCTGGAGGGCGACCTCCGCGTCCTTTCCTTTCCCCTTGCCTTTACCCTTCGCGGAATTCAGAGGGACCTCCTTGAAGCTGAGGCTGGCGGGTTCCGCCATGGCCACCGGCTTCAGAGCGGCTCCCACGTCGATAATCCCGGCACCCACTTCCAGGGGCAGCGGATCGCTGGCGGGATCCTTGGCGGTACCCATCAGCGCGGCCTTGATCTCCCGCGGCGTCCAGTCGGGATGCGCCTGCTTCAGCAGCGCCGCCGCGCCGGTCACGTGGGGAGTCGCCATGGACGTCCCGTTGAAGGAGGCGAGATCTCCGCCCGGCACGCTGGAGTATACGTTGACACCCACCGCCGCCACGTCGGGCTTCAGGGTCATGTTCACCGTCGGCCCCCGGGAGGAGAAATCGGCGATGAGCCGGTCGTTGTCCGTCTCAAACTCCTCCATATCCCGGGGTTCAAACACCGCCGAGGCGTTCTGCGCCTCCAGGATCGCCTGTCCGTCCTCCATCGACACCATCACCACGGGGATGGTGACGATCTCTTCCACCAGCATCGCCGTCGGATCTCCGGGGCTGTTGTTGATGAGGATCATCCCGACGGCTCCCCTTTGCTGAGCGGCCAGAGCCTTTTCGGTAAAGGTGCAGTCTCCCCGATGGATCACGGCAATCTTCCCGGTAAGATCGCCGGCGATGCCGCTGCAGGCCTTTCCGTCATCGTCCGGCACCACGGCCAAAGGAGCCTCCACCCGCGA
Encoded proteins:
- a CDS encoding tetratricopeptide repeat protein; the protein is MKRKVPLFDSLGRPIWFDREEFRDHVIPENLKAEWDNPQELYDFVVQIFRDGFIEEAERGADRLLELYQRDEGTLVLKAAVLLRKGDDVGAEKLLLECIGKYPDRGVAHTFLARVYSRRGDREGALSALMQGLRLEPNQEMALRWLVELHQEKKEDPVAALKPFAEIAGAFWPQLELGRLHLEADRISEAIRWFEAAVEVTRGLRREQEPPSYDEEVAVMTSTAKLLQRGLRDEVIEFCRKFWLPTFATPFAGLDYVQALEEAGRVQEGIGVLKEMLPYLLPEYRSFVDKRLHHLESKSLVRGR
- a CDS encoding TrkH family potassium uptake protein is translated as MDSAKTRSYNPSQILVFGSALTILIGALLLMTPYATESGEPLPPVDALFTATSAVCVTGLVVRDTATTFSTFGELVILVLIQIGGLGLMTFTTLIAVLLGKRISVKERLILREAMDQLNLEGIVRLVLYVLIITAVIEGIGSFLLALRWVPEWGWGKGIYYSVFHAVSAFNNAGFDLFGDERKFGSLTLYAADPVVNLVVLSLVLLGSLGFVVLLELMQYRRSRRLSLHSKLVLTVTGLLVLIGTALFLLIEWENPDTLGPFPAPVKVLAGLFLAAASRTSGFLTLDASSLHPPTQFLMILLMFVGGAPNSTAGGIKVTTFAVILLAVWGMIRGRDDVVVFRRRIPHRQVYKALTVTVMSLTLVVVVTVLLLVSGYHHAHFLGLLYEASSAFAINGSSLGLTSRLTTLEKTLLILTMFAGRLGPVTLVYAISRRTTKPPFRYPEEQPLIG
- a CDS encoding gamma-glutamylcyclotransferase family protein yields the protein MNLFVYGSLRAGRKYHHFLEGAPLVAEQAWTRGLLYDTGWGYPAMIPGRGIVHGEIYRVDRERLKRIDHLEDFHGPGDPRNTYERVVRTVWTPVGTVSCFLYLYVDSNRLRVRGRRIRSGVWSE
- a CDS encoding PQQ-dependent sugar dehydrogenase — its product is MLITLLFSFLAACSSPEDKGAQPDPREERGEGGAPSAEIVVDGLSAPWEVEFAGEDIYIAEREGKIVKVRGGKKERQPLSLSRPVVQEGESGFLGLALAPDFEKTRRAYAYHTYREGDRLLNRVILLEETDRGWVEVRPLLEGIPGGVIHDGGRLRVGPDERLYITTGDAGDEENAQNRRSLAGKILRLKLDGTVPADNPIPGSPVYSWGHRNPQGLDWSDEGELYASEHGPSGMPSGHDEINRIEPGKNYGWPEIIGNETRKGMESPLFHSGSDTWAPSGLAVSGEKVYVACLRGEQVRVFDLKRRTSEAFLEDLGRIRDVAIRDGYLYLLTNNTDGRGDPRQGDDKLLRVKLGER
- the mnmA gene encoding tRNA 2-thiouridine(34) synthase MnmA translates to MSRKKERVVVGMSGGVDSSVAALLLKEQGYEVIGLFMKNWDDSDETGHCTAAEDFEDVRRVASHLGIPYYSVNFEKEYSERVFSHFLEEYRRGRTPNPDILCNREIKFGEFLNKALQLGADRIATGHYARLAEEGGEYRLLRGADPDKDQSYFLYALNQEQLSKAIFPIGHLRKREVREIAEKAGLPTAKKKDSTGICFIGERNFKEFLSQYLPAQPGEMRTLSGEYKGRHDGLMYYTLGQRRGLGIGGSGTGEPWFVVGKDLERNILYVEQGRDHPALYSDGLIATDVHWIGKRPPESPFTCTAKFRYRQKDQEVTVFPSADRRWLVRFAKPQWAVTPGQSVVFYDGEVCLGGGIIDQTFKGEAPTPTKTTPLLQESK